In Capsicum annuum cultivar UCD-10X-F1 chromosome 7, UCD10Xv1.1, whole genome shotgun sequence, one genomic interval encodes:
- the LOC107857069 gene encoding probable galacturonosyltransferase 6, which translates to MRFFRRFNKQRIFIILCLIVVSVNTPSLLLSSHRLRHLGYDASKEFVGDLAILKHKIEVQALSAVQQEEVGSLKEPILDVYRDGNQTSAVSLDTIDKNDTLGQPKNVSLVGNDVTTHDAKKESLVTTHDATVTTHDAKNESSVTTHDAKNESSVTTHDAKKESQPSLQEKTLATAREKALEKSRLKEIQHGQNVQSHPRRVLDERVKEIKDQLIRAKAYLNFVPAGGNSNFMKEIKLRIKELERAAGDVSKDSDLSRRAIQKMKAMRSTLSKASKMFPECSAMVKKLRAMTYNAEEQLRSHKNQASFLVNLAGRTTPKGLHCLSMRLTTEYFALQPEEQELPNQHKFQNPDLHHFAVFSDNVLACSAVVNSTVSTSTAPEKIVFHIVTDSLNLPAMTMWFLLNPPGKATIQIQSIDSFDWLSNKDILQNQESLDPRYTSPLNHLRFYLPDIFPSLNKIVLLDHDVVVKRDLSGLWRINMKGKVNGAVETCLEGDPSFRQMDMLINFTDPMVATKFDMKSCTWAFGMNIFDLQDWRKRNLTGLYHKYLKLGSNRPLMKAGTLPIGWMTFYKHTRAIDRRWHVLGLGYDSGVKLSEIEQAAVIHYDGVMKPWLEVGIQKFKPYWKKHVRYEHPFVQRCNIHD; encoded by the exons ATGAGGTTTTTTAGAAGGTTTAATAAACAAAGGATATTTATTATCCTTTGTTTAATTGTTGTTTCTGTTAATACTCCAAGTTTATTGCTTTCTTCACATAGGCTTAGACATCTTGGATATGAtg CATCAAAGGAGTTTGTTGGAGATTTAGCAATTCTT AAGCACAAGATAGAGGTTCAGGCGCTTAGTGCAGTTCAACAG GAAGAAGTTGGAAGCCTCAAAGAACCGATCTTGGATGTCTACCGGGATGGAAACCAAACTTCTGCAGTCAGTTTGGATACTATTGATAAGAATGATACTCTTGGCCAACCTAAGAATGTCAGTTTGGTGGGAAATGATG TAACCACACATGATGCGAAGAAAGAAAGTTTAGTAACAACACATGATGCGACAGTGACCACACATGATGCGAAGAATGAAAGTTCAGTAACCACACATGATGCGAAGAATGAAAGTTCAGTAACCACACATGATGCGAAGAAAGAAAGTCAACCAAGTCTACAAGAGAAAACACTGGCCACAGCAAGAGAAAAGGCATTG GAAAAATCCAGACTCAAAGAGATTCAACACGGTCAGAATGTACAGTCTCATCCACGGAGGGTATTAGATGAGAGGGTGAAGGAGATTAAAGATCAGCTGATTAGGGCCAAAGCATACTTGAATTTTGTACCAGCGGGTGGTAACTCTAATTTTATGAAAGAGATAAAGCTACGAATTAAAGAATTGGAACGAGCTGCTGGTGATGTTTCTAAAGATTCTGATTTGTCAAGGAG GGCAATTCAGAAGATGAAGGCCATGCGTTCAACCCTGTCAAAAGCCAGTAAAATGTTCCCGGAATGCTCAGCAATGGTGAAGAAACTTCGTGCGATGACATATAATGCTGAGGAACAGCTTCGATCGCACAAGAATCAAGCTTCCTTCCTTGTAAATCTTGCTGGAAGAACTACCCCGAAAGGCCTTCATTGCCTCTCCATGCGGTTGACCACTGAATATTTTGCCCTACAACCTGAGGAGCAGGAACTACCTAACCAGCATAAATTTCAGAATCCAGATCTCCACCACTTCGCTGTTTTCTCTGACAATGTTTTGGCATGTTCCGCAGTTGTCAACTCAACTGTATCAACTTCTACA GCTCCAGAGAAGATCGTGTTTCATATAGTGACGGATTCTCTTAACCTACCAGCCATGACGATGTGGTTCTTGTTGAATCCTCCTGGCAAAGCAACAATTCAGATCCAGAGCATAGACAGTTTTGATTGGTTATCAAACAAGGATATTCTGCAGAATCAAGAGTCTCTTGATCCAAGATATACTTCTCCGCTGAATCACCTGCGGTTCTATCTGCCCGATATTTTTCCTTCTCTCAACAAGATAGTGCTCCTTGACCATGACGTGGTTGTGAAAAGGGATCTAAGTGGTCTTTGGCGCATCAACATGAAGGGAAAAGTGAATGGTGCGGTGGAGACTTGTCTTGAAGGCGACCCATCTTTCCGCCAAATGGATATGCTCATCAATTTCACCGACCCCATGGTGGCAACGAAATTTGACATGAAATCATGCACATGGGCATTTGGGATGAATATATTTGATCTGCAGGATTGGAGAAAGCGGAACTTGACCGGGCTATATCACAAGTACTTGAAGCTG GGAAGTAATAGACCATTAATGAAAGCCGGTACTTTGCCGATTGGTTGGATGACCTTTTACAAACATACACGTGCTATAGATCGGAGATGGCATGTCTTGGGGTTGGGGTACGACTCTGGTGTGAAACTGAGCGAAATCGAGCAAGCAGCAGTGATTCATTACGATGGAGTTATGAAGCCATGGTTAGAGGTCGGAATTCAAAAGTTCAAGCCTTACTGGAAGAAACACGTTCGGTATGAACATCCCTTTGTGCAACGATGCAATATTCATGACTAG